CGAGGGGGTCGTCGCGCCGCTGGTGAACAAGGTCGGCGTGAACGTGGCGCGCCTCAAGGACGAGGTGAGCCGCGAGCTGGACCGCTTCCCCAAGCAGTCGGGCGGCGCCGAGCCCCAGTTCTCGCGCGAGCTGGTGTCCGCGCTCGACCGCGCCGAGCAGGAAGCCGGGAAGCTGTCGGACGACTTCGTGTCGACC
The window above is part of the Gemmatimonadales bacterium genome. Proteins encoded here:
- a CDS encoding Clp protease N-terminal domain-containing protein, encoding MPNYEKLTIKSAEALEAARAEARRRGNPVVNDAHLLAALLDQDEGVVAPLVNKVGVNVARLKDEVSRELDRFPKQSGGAEPQFSRELVSALDRAEQEAGKLSDDFVST